A genomic window from bacterium includes:
- a CDS encoding dienelactone hydrolase family protein: MRKILSLILISSLLLLIKCEKVPIPDIEVLYYKYIISTPKDYNESNKYPLIVFLHGYHANVNSYDDYKVFGLGDYAEEHEDFPFIVVAPQTTEEYEVDIIWKLVLDIKEMYSVDEDRIYVTGFSMGGSVTYDVASAHTDSVAAIAVIAGEGETQSAEYLKDGAVWIFHDKNDPVISYSSALDMYNALLEAGCDVKLTSYDNGTHSGWYETYTNPDLYSWFLAHSLKER, from the coding sequence ATGAGAAAAATATTATCTTTAATTTTAATTTCGTCTTTGTTGCTGCTGATAAAATGTGAGAAAGTACCTATTCCGGATATAGAAGTTCTTTATTATAAGTACATAATTTCTACACCTAAAGATTATAATGAGAGTAATAAGTATCCTCTTATTGTATTTCTGCACGGTTATCATGCCAATGTGAATTCCTATGATGATTATAAGGTTTTTGGCCTTGGTGATTATGCTGAAGAACATGAAGATTTCCCATTTATTGTTGTTGCTCCTCAAACTACAGAAGAGTATGAAGTAGATATTATATGGAAGCTTGTCCTAGATATAAAGGAAATGTATTCAGTGGATGAGGACAGGATTTATGTGACAGGTTTCAGTATGGGGGGGTCGGTTACTTATGATGTCGCGTCCGCACATACTGATAGCGTTGCAGCAATAGCTGTAATTGCAGGTGAAGGGGAAACACAATCAGCAGAATATCTGAAAGATGGTGCAGTATGGATTTTCCATGATAAGAACGATCCTGTAATATCTTATTCATCTGCATTGGATATGTATAATGCTCTGCTTGAAGCAGGTTGTGATGTCAAACTGACAAGTTACGATAACGGGACACATTCAGGATGGTATGAAACATATACTAATCCTGATTTGTATTCATGGTTTTTAGCACATTCTTTAAAAGAAAGATAG
- the mutS gene encoding DNA mismatch repair protein MutS — protein MVQYRAVKAQYHDSILFFRMGDFYEMFYDDAKTASRVLGITLTSRGHGKVGDIPLAGFPYHALDTYLSKMIRAGYRVAICEQTEDPKLAKGVVKRGVVQVVTPGTIMEDNLLDTNRNNYLAAVTFGQETCGFSYADVTTGEFYVTEIGLSDLKEQLNAVMPREVLVSDGKVDFIDDLLNGQQSKPLVTVRDSWIFSREYGYEILLKHFKTASLKGFGCDDLNPGLGAAGAVLHYLKETKKNELPHIRQLFRVKTADYMVLDNSTRRNLEITSSMAEGGKEGSLLSIVDKTNTPMGGRTVVSWLNKPLIDRKGIELRLESVDELVREKDLRRGIVSFLKNMSDIERLITRIVMNRATPRDVAALGTTLELVSEMKKLLQNAKSIRLSQIFSDIDECSDISQKIKKALVDRPPTIFTPGNVIRQGYSIEFDELKEAAFSGKEWIVKLQKTERERTGIPSLKVGYNKVFGYYIEVTKTHLQKIPEDYIRKQTLVNAERFITQELKEMEETILKAEDKMAELEHTLFEELRDWVSESAEPVQRNGHLIGELDTYISFADTAEENRYIKPVITKSHEIRIKEGRHPVVEKQLPPGEQFIPNDVMLNTDSDQLLIITGPNMAGKSTFIRQAGLIVLLAQIGSFVPAVEAEIGIVDRIFTRVGAQDNLSAGESTFLVEMNETANILNNATPESLILLDEIGRGTSTFDGLSIAWAVAEYIHDNENLKAKTLFATHYHELTELALVLDGVKNYNVAVREWGDSVVFLRKIVPGGCDHSYGIHVARLAGLPKQVIERAREVLKNLEANELTPNSVPKMALGEHYPLKVAEEQLSIFPSTEEKIRNKLAEININEITPLEALQVLNDLIKSAIKDESERSDS, from the coding sequence ATGGTACAGTACAGAGCTGTAAAGGCTCAGTATCATGATTCGATTTTGTTTTTCCGCATGGGTGATTTTTATGAGATGTTTTATGACGATGCAAAAACCGCTTCAAGAGTACTTGGAATTACCTTAACTTCGAGAGGGCACGGCAAGGTAGGTGACATTCCACTTGCAGGTTTTCCATACCATGCCTTGGATACATATCTGTCGAAGATGATTAGAGCCGGGTATCGTGTTGCAATCTGCGAACAGACAGAAGACCCGAAGCTTGCAAAGGGAGTTGTAAAACGCGGCGTAGTACAGGTTGTTACTCCGGGTACAATCATGGAAGATAATCTTCTTGATACAAACAGGAATAACTATCTTGCAGCTGTAACCTTTGGGCAGGAGACGTGTGGATTTTCCTATGCAGATGTAACAACCGGGGAGTTCTATGTTACTGAAATAGGGCTGTCTGATCTTAAAGAACAGCTCAATGCTGTTATGCCGAGGGAGGTTCTGGTTTCTGATGGTAAAGTTGATTTTATTGATGATTTGTTAAACGGGCAGCAGTCAAAACCTCTTGTAACTGTCCGTGATTCATGGATATTTTCCCGTGAGTACGGATATGAAATCCTCTTAAAACATTTCAAAACAGCATCATTAAAAGGCTTTGGATGCGACGACCTTAATCCCGGCCTCGGTGCTGCCGGTGCTGTACTCCACTATCTCAAAGAGACAAAAAAAAATGAGCTGCCCCACATCAGACAATTGTTCCGCGTGAAAACAGCAGACTATATGGTGCTGGATAATTCCACAAGGAGAAACCTTGAGATTACTTCCTCAATGGCTGAGGGGGGCAAGGAGGGGTCTCTTTTATCCATAGTGGATAAAACTAACACTCCAATGGGGGGAAGGACAGTTGTTTCGTGGCTTAACAAACCATTGATTGACCGGAAAGGTATTGAACTCAGGCTTGAAAGTGTTGACGAGTTAGTCAGAGAAAAAGATTTACGCAGAGGTATTGTATCATTCCTTAAAAATATGAGTGATATTGAAAGGTTAATTACACGTATTGTAATGAATAGAGCTACTCCGAGAGATGTTGCTGCTCTTGGAACTACGCTTGAACTGGTATCAGAAATGAAGAAACTTCTTCAGAACGCTAAATCAATAAGATTATCGCAGATATTTTCAGATATTGATGAATGCTCCGATATATCTCAAAAAATAAAAAAGGCACTTGTTGACAGGCCGCCCACAATTTTTACTCCGGGAAATGTCATAAGACAGGGTTACAGTATAGAATTTGACGAGTTAAAAGAAGCTGCTTTTTCAGGTAAGGAATGGATTGTAAAACTTCAGAAAACAGAAAGAGAGCGAACAGGTATTCCTTCTCTAAAGGTCGGATATAACAAAGTATTCGGATACTACATTGAAGTAACAAAAACTCATTTGCAGAAAATACCTGAAGATTATATTAGAAAACAGACACTTGTTAATGCGGAACGTTTTATTACTCAGGAATTAAAGGAGATGGAAGAAACAATTCTCAAGGCTGAGGATAAGATGGCCGAGCTTGAGCACACGCTTTTTGAGGAGTTAAGAGATTGGGTTTCCGAATCTGCGGAACCTGTTCAGAGAAACGGCCATTTGATCGGTGAATTGGACACCTATATTTCATTTGCTGATACTGCAGAGGAAAACAGATACATAAAGCCGGTGATAACAAAATCTCATGAAATACGCATCAAAGAGGGCCGGCATCCTGTTGTTGAAAAGCAGCTCCCGCCGGGTGAGCAATTTATCCCGAATGATGTTATGTTAAATACAGATTCAGATCAGCTTCTCATTATTACAGGTCCTAATATGGCAGGGAAATCCACTTTTATCAGACAGGCCGGGCTTATTGTCCTGCTTGCGCAGATAGGCTCATTTGTACCTGCCGTTGAAGCAGAGATAGGTATTGTTGACAGAATATTTACACGTGTGGGCGCTCAGGATAATCTTTCTGCAGGAGAATCCACATTTCTTGTAGAGATGAATGAGACTGCAAATATTTTGAACAATGCTACTCCCGAAAGTCTGATTTTGCTTGATGAAATCGGCAGAGGCACATCTACATTTGACGGTTTGTCAATTGCATGGGCTGTAGCTGAGTATATTCACGATAACGAAAATCTGAAGGCAAAGACACTTTTTGCGACTCATTACCATGAACTTACTGAGCTTGCTCTTGTACTTGATGGAGTAAAGAATTATAATGTTGCTGTCAGAGAATGGGGAGATTCGGTAGTTTTTCTGCGTAAAATAGTGCCAGGCGGGTGCGACCACTCCTACGGAATTCATGTTGCAAGGCTGGCCGGGCTGCCGAAACAGGTAATTGAAAGAGCGAGAGAAGTACTTAAAAACCTCGAAGCAAATGAACTTACCCCGAATAGTGTTCCTAAAATGGCACTTGGAGAGCATTATCCCTTAAAAGTTGCTGAGGAGCAGCTTTCTATCTTTCCCTCAACAGAAGAAAAAATCAGGAACAAACTTGCAGAGATAAATATTAATGAAATTACGCCTCTTGAAGCATTGCAGGTATTAAATGATCTTATAAAATCGGCAATTAAAGATGAATCGGAAAGATCGGATAGTTGA
- a CDS encoding GNAT family N-acetyltransferase, producing the protein MKSDIVIRKAEFDDAEMIAEFNRLMAIETEEKEIAKKVIRNGVLNLMKNPQYGFYIVAESGGETAGCLMLTFEWSDWRNGLFLWVQSVYVKPEFRRHGIYRKMYQFVKSYASSREDVCGIRLYVDKNNTSAQKTYKALGMKETSYSFFEELT; encoded by the coding sequence ATGAAATCCGATATTGTTATCAGAAAAGCAGAATTCGATGATGCTGAAATGATTGCAGAATTTAACAGATTAATGGCTATTGAGACTGAAGAAAAAGAAATTGCCAAAAAAGTGATCAGAAACGGCGTTCTTAATCTTATGAAAAATCCGCAATACGGTTTTTATATTGTCGCTGAATCAGGCGGAGAGACAGCGGGATGCCTGATGTTAACTTTTGAGTGGAGTGACTGGAGAAACGGACTTTTTTTGTGGGTGCAGAGTGTATATGTTAAACCTGAATTCAGAAGGCATGGTATTTATAGAAAAATGTATCAGTTTGTTAAATCTTACGCATCCTCAAGAGAAGATGTATGCGGCATAAGGCTTTATGTTGATAAAAACAACACCTCTGCACAGAAGACATATAAAGCTCTTGGCATGAAAGAGACTTCCTACTCTTTTTTTGAAGAACTAACCTGA
- a CDS encoding energy transducer TonB, whose product MSVLNRRTKYKSEHSVLLKRSLIVTLIIFILIFNMSKRFSPLHNKQLHFDYADIFLDVPVTDSRGAMPRPPDLPKVPIPVEDDYVPPDETIPDTDFDINKGIPLFDGNTESGIGSGASAPRPVLEVIPSYPEKLRKHGIGGIITLDILVNTMGFVDSVKVISNSSRSSILAKSAVNAAYKSKYLPAKVRGELVSYWLRRSYKFSNNR is encoded by the coding sequence ATGTCTGTTCTTAACAGGAGAACAAAATATAAATCCGAACATTCTGTTCTGCTTAAGAGATCATTAATTGTTACTCTAATTATTTTTATTCTAATTTTTAATATGTCAAAACGTTTTTCTCCCCTGCATAATAAACAGTTGCATTTTGATTATGCAGATATTTTTTTGGATGTTCCGGTTACTGATTCGAGGGGGGCGATGCCGAGGCCTCCTGATTTACCTAAAGTACCAATTCCTGTTGAGGATGATTATGTACCTCCCGATGAGACTATTCCGGATACTGATTTTGATATAAACAAAGGCATCCCTCTTTTTGATGGCAATACTGAGTCCGGAATCGGATCGGGTGCTTCTGCTCCGAGGCCTGTATTGGAAGTTATTCCGTCTTACCCTGAAAAATTGAGGAAACATGGAATAGGAGGTATAATTACACTTGATATTCTGGTTAACACAATGGGGTTTGTGGACTCAGTGAAAGTTATCAGCAATTCTTCACGTAGCAGTATTCTGGCGAAATCTGCAGTAAATGCCGCTTATAAAAGTAAATATTTACCTGCAAAAGTCAGAGGTGAACTAGTCTCCTACTGGCTGAGGAGAAGCTATAAATTTTCTAATAACAGATAA
- a CDS encoding zf-HC2 domain-containing protein — protein sequence MSSCDKYKELMMGLIDNELNPEELREIKTHLERCDECRREYEELKEMSEEIPDLTFQSVHDKELDRIWKQPYSRLSKVSGLALVIASWVVLVGYSVFAMFRESSEPKAVQIAIAASIIGFVVLLLSVLRDRIKSYKTDPYKEVKR from the coding sequence ATGAGTTCGTGTGATAAATATAAAGAGTTAATGATGGGTTTGATAGATAATGAGCTGAATCCGGAAGAGCTTCGTGAAATAAAAACCCATCTTGAACGCTGCGATGAGTGCAGAAGAGAGTACGAAGAATTAAAAGAGATGTCAGAAGAAATACCTGACCTTACATTTCAATCTGTTCATGACAAAGAACTGGATAGAATATGGAAACAACCGTACAGCAGATTAAGTAAGGTATCAGGCCTTGCACTTGTTATTGCAAGCTGGGTTGTATTAGTGGGTTATTCTGTATTTGCAATGTTTCGTGAAAGCAGTGAACCAAAAGCAGTCCAAATTGCAATAGCTGCATCAATAATAGGATTTGTTGTCTTGCTGCTGTCAGTTCTCCGCGACAGGATTAAATCCTACAAAACCGATCCATACAAAGAGGTAAAAAGATGA
- a CDS encoding YbjQ family protein, producing MIITTAHTIPGKKIEKVFGLVKGNTIRARHIGNDIMASFRNIVGGEVTEYTKLMGEAREEAVDRMVTDAEGLGANAIVGVMFSTSMIMSGAAELLAYGTAVLIKDE from the coding sequence ATGATTATTACTACTGCTCATACTATTCCGGGGAAAAAAATCGAAAAGGTATTCGGCCTTGTTAAGGGGAACACAATCAGAGCAAGGCACATTGGGAATGATATTATGGCAAGCTTCAGGAATATTGTAGGAGGTGAAGTTACCGAGTATACCAAACTTATGGGTGAAGCAAGGGAAGAGGCCGTTGACAGAATGGTTACTGATGCCGAAGGTTTGGGTGCCAATGCAATTGTGGGTGTAATGTTTTCAACTTCAATGATTATGAGCGGTGCTGCAGAGCTTCTGGCATACGGCACTGCAGTTTTAATAAAAGACGAATAA
- a CDS encoding RNA polymerase sigma factor — protein sequence MNEISAITLCLKYRDPIGFEYLVKKYRREAMYHALSILGEKEDALDACQESFTKAYNAMPRLKTLDAFYPWFYRILRNTCLNMIRKKKNTIKFQRGYKEEYSGQAKAAAPDSILENKEKKIMIQDVFSSIQPQYREILSMKYVSGYSYEEISETLGIPRGTVMSRLYHARKVFQKKYKEISKSGDRSSKEVLI from the coding sequence ATGAATGAAATCAGTGCAATAACTCTATGCTTAAAATACCGTGATCCAATCGGGTTTGAATACCTTGTGAAAAAATACAGGCGTGAGGCAATGTACCACGCTCTTTCTATCCTTGGAGAAAAAGAGGATGCTCTTGATGCATGTCAGGAATCTTTTACAAAAGCTTACAATGCAATGCCCAGGCTAAAAACATTGGATGCATTTTATCCATGGTTTTACAGAATTCTGCGAAATACATGCCTTAACATGATTCGAAAGAAAAAAAACACGATTAAATTCCAGAGGGGGTATAAAGAGGAATATTCAGGGCAGGCAAAAGCAGCGGCTCCTGATTCTATTCTTGAGAATAAAGAAAAAAAGATTATGATACAGGATGTTTTTTCGTCAATTCAGCCCCAGTATAGAGAAATCCTCTCAATGAAATATGTAAGCGGGTATAGTTACGAAGAGATATCAGAGACGCTTGGTATACCAAGGGGCACTGTTATGAGCAGGTTGTATCATGCCCGAAAAGTTTTTCAAAAGAAGTATAAAGAGATATCGAAATCCGGAGACAGATCTTCAAAGGAGGTTTTAATATGA
- a CDS encoding radical SAM protein produces the protein MANNKIFTVQLENCECCPRKCSVNRLKGETGFCHVASCSLISHSGPHFGEEPPISGIKGSGAIFFAGCNLKCVFCQNYQISQEFQSYPQKRLSTDELALEMLLLQEKGVHNINFVSPSHMIFQMADAIYAAKKKGFVIPVVYNSNGYDSVDALKQISGLVDIYLPDIKYMDNELGEKLSAVNDYADIVPEVLKEMLHQVGHLKTNNKGIAQRGLLVRHLVLPGFLRNSRKCLSFLSDLSKNTYVSIMSQYSPQYQASNFSGINRALTKDEYNEIVDYAIDIGLKNAFIQEIESQDNYLPDFGREAPFV, from the coding sequence ATGGCAAATAATAAGATTTTTACAGTGCAGCTTGAAAATTGTGAATGCTGCCCGAGAAAATGCAGTGTAAACAGGCTTAAAGGAGAAACAGGATTCTGTCATGTTGCTTCCTGCAGTTTAATCTCCCATTCAGGCCCTCATTTTGGGGAAGAACCTCCCATTTCGGGAATAAAGGGTTCAGGTGCTATTTTTTTTGCCGGATGCAACCTGAAATGCGTATTCTGCCAGAATTATCAGATCAGCCAGGAGTTTCAGTCCTATCCTCAAAAAAGGCTCTCAACAGATGAACTTGCATTGGAAATGCTGCTGCTTCAGGAAAAAGGCGTTCATAATATCAATTTTGTTTCACCGAGCCATATGATTTTTCAGATGGCTGATGCTATATATGCAGCTAAAAAGAAAGGGTTTGTTATTCCTGTAGTTTATAATTCCAACGGATATGATTCAGTTGATGCCCTGAAACAGATCAGCGGATTGGTGGATATTTACCTTCCTGACATTAAATATATGGATAATGAGCTCGGAGAGAAATTGTCCGCAGTGAATGATTATGCTGATATCGTTCCTGAAGTATTAAAAGAGATGCTTCATCAGGTTGGCCATCTGAAAACGAATAATAAAGGTATTGCACAAAGAGGCCTGCTTGTAAGGCATCTTGTATTACCGGGTTTTCTGAGGAACAGCAGGAAATGCCTCTCCTTTTTATCGGATTTATCCAAAAATACATATGTAAGTATAATGTCCCAGTATTCTCCTCAATATCAGGCTTCTAATTTTTCAGGAATAAACCGGGCTTTGACGAAGGACGAATATAATGAGATAGTAGATTATGCTATTGATATCGGGCTGAAGAATGCTTTTATTCAGGAAATTGAAAGTCAGGATAATTATTTACCTGATTTCGGAAGGGAAGCTCCATTTGTTTAG
- a CDS encoding CocE/NonD family hydrolase has protein sequence MRTLIFRTMLILVLSFSEIYAQKMPDFVEKDTYKLFKNNSLLGEISYKLDKTGNYSRIFTLSYANQKVNFTMNMQVDSERIWETCQIISATDSIYVENRDSLSVFKVKGKEYKVKTDSSYIVYDNYGIFSEEQMIRSYNLNKRGIQHFSVFIVPSVIADVTLEFKGDRIIGSQSQAESYKIFKMNLMGIDIEIWVGRNSRILLKRVPSQYAVFVRDGYEDLINLCVTDTTVSQPEFKVSKKSVMIPMRDNVNLAADLYFPEGVEKPLPIVLIRTPYKKEIYVLDGEFYARRGYIAAIQDCRGRFGSEGEWEPMINERKDGFDTVEWLSAQKWSTGKIGMIGASYCGLVQVQAAAEKPPHLTTIIPQVSPPDPFYNIPYEYGTFFIFGAIWWADVLEKEATKDISGKIMAEINNKKYEKILRSLPVIDLDEKVLGKKSTFWRTWIKNNHDNAFWQKADFLEKLKDVDIPVFLQSGWFDGDGIGTKLIYQALKKGGNKNIKIIIGPWGHTTQSSSRYGRHEFGQKAAIDLQTRFLKWFDYWLKGMKNDILKEDMAKLFVMFSNRWAGGDSYPLENTEFKSLYLSSTNSAQTSQGDGKLKASSPASGKGFDEYVYDPGDPTPYPEFYFKSDEDEKKKTFSLEEVRKKVLDFHRKITQQRHDILVYETAPLDTALTIAGPVAVELYASTTGRDTDWFAALSDVDTAGAVFQIARGGIRARFRKSVKTPELPEPGRIYKYSIDLWHTGITFKKGHKIRIEIASAQFPMFSRNLNTGGNNELDTKFVKATQKIYHTEKYPSRLIIPVIHFNK, from the coding sequence ATGAGAACCTTAATTTTCAGAACAATGTTAATACTTGTTTTGTCGTTTTCCGAAATTTATGCACAAAAAATGCCGGATTTTGTTGAAAAGGATACATATAAATTGTTTAAAAACAATTCATTGCTTGGTGAGATTTCATACAAACTTGATAAAACAGGAAATTATTCCCGCATTTTTACACTGTCTTATGCTAATCAGAAAGTAAATTTTACAATGAACATGCAGGTTGATTCAGAAAGAATCTGGGAGACATGCCAGATAATAAGCGCAACGGATTCCATTTATGTTGAAAATCGGGATTCCCTTTCTGTATTTAAAGTAAAAGGAAAAGAGTACAAAGTAAAAACAGATTCTTCCTACATCGTTTATGATAATTATGGTATATTTTCAGAAGAACAGATGATACGTTCATATAATTTAAACAAGCGCGGAATTCAACACTTTTCTGTTTTTATTGTTCCTTCTGTGATTGCTGATGTTACACTGGAATTTAAAGGAGACCGAATAATAGGTTCACAATCACAGGCTGAATCATATAAAATATTTAAGATGAATCTTATGGGTATTGATATTGAAATATGGGTTGGCAGAAATTCAAGGATACTTCTGAAAAGAGTGCCGTCCCAATATGCTGTTTTTGTACGGGACGGGTATGAAGACTTGATTAATTTGTGTGTCACTGATACAACAGTATCTCAGCCAGAATTCAAAGTAAGTAAAAAGAGTGTAATGATTCCAATGCGTGACAATGTAAACCTTGCTGCGGATTTGTATTTTCCCGAAGGAGTTGAAAAGCCTTTGCCAATAGTGTTAATCCGTACTCCGTACAAAAAAGAGATATATGTGCTGGACGGTGAGTTTTATGCCAGGAGAGGGTACATTGCTGCAATTCAGGACTGCAGAGGCAGATTCGGTTCTGAGGGCGAGTGGGAGCCTATGATCAATGAAAGAAAAGACGGTTTTGATACTGTTGAGTGGCTTTCTGCACAAAAGTGGTCGACCGGTAAAATAGGAATGATAGGCGCGTCATACTGCGGTTTGGTTCAAGTTCAGGCTGCCGCGGAAAAACCTCCCCATTTAACAACAATTATACCTCAGGTTTCTCCTCCTGATCCGTTTTACAACATACCTTACGAGTACGGAACATTCTTTATTTTCGGGGCTATATGGTGGGCTGATGTTCTGGAGAAAGAGGCGACAAAAGATATCTCCGGTAAAATTATGGCTGAGATCAATAATAAAAAATACGAGAAAATTCTAAGGTCGTTACCTGTAATTGATCTTGATGAGAAAGTGCTGGGGAAGAAAAGCACTTTTTGGCGTACATGGATTAAAAATAATCATGATAATGCCTTTTGGCAGAAGGCTGATTTCCTGGAGAAATTGAAAGATGTTGATATTCCCGTATTCCTTCAGTCCGGATGGTTTGACGGAGACGGTATAGGAACAAAACTTATCTATCAGGCATTAAAAAAGGGCGGCAACAAAAATATAAAAATAATAATAGGCCCATGGGGCCACACAACACAGTCATCGTCAAGATACGGCAGGCATGAATTCGGACAAAAAGCAGCTATAGATCTTCAAACCCGTTTTCTGAAATGGTTTGATTATTGGCTTAAAGGTATGAAAAACGATATTTTAAAAGAGGATATGGCAAAACTATTTGTAATGTTTTCTAACAGATGGGCCGGAGGCGATTCTTATCCGCTTGAAAATACGGAATTCAAATCCCTCTACCTTTCGAGCACAAATAGTGCGCAAACCTCTCAAGGCGACGGAAAGCTTAAAGCATCTTCTCCTGCATCAGGTAAAGGGTTTGACGAATATGTTTATGATCCGGGCGATCCGACCCCTTATCCGGAATTCTATTTTAAAAGCGATGAGGACGAAAAAAAGAAAACATTCAGCCTTGAGGAAGTAAGAAAAAAAGTTCTGGACTTTCACAGAAAGATAACTCAGCAGAGGCATGATATTCTTGTGTATGAAACCGCGCCTCTTGATACTGCATTAACAATTGCAGGCCCTGTTGCTGTCGAATTATATGCATCAACAACGGGCAGAGATACAGACTGGTTTGCTGCACTGTCTGATGTTGATACAGCAGGAGCTGTATTCCAAATTGCACGGGGAGGAATAAGGGCAAGATTCAGAAAATCTGTAAAAACCCCTGAACTCCCGGAACCTGGCCGGATATACAAGTATTCAATTGACTTATGGCATACAGGAATAACCTTTAAAAAGGGGCATAAAATTAGGATTGAGATTGCCTCGGCACAGTTTCCCATGTTTTCAAGAAATTTGAATACAGGCGGAAATAACGAATTGGATACAAAATTTGTTAAAGCAACACAGAAAATTTATCACACAGAGAAGTATCCGTCACGTCTTATAATTCCTGTGATTCATTTTAATAAATAA